The Komagataeibacter sp. FNDCR2 nucleotide sequence GGGCGCGGCGCGGGCGAAGGGCCAACAGCCACCGCCGTCTGCGCCGACCTGATCGACATTGCCCGTGGCACGGCCATTCCCGTATGGGGCTGCGACGCGGACAGCCTGACACAGGCCGTGGCCCTGCCCAGCAAGTCGTTCACGGGCGAATATTACCTGCGCCTGAACGTGGAGGACCGCCCCGGCGTGATCGCGGACATCACCGCCGTGCTGCGTGACAATGGCGTATCCCTGCGCAGCATGCTCCAGCATGCCGATGCCCATGAAGTCCGCCCCGACGGCGCCCGCGCCGTACCCCTGGTGCTCCTGACGCACAGGACATCGGAAGCGGCGATGCAGCATGCCCTGCATCATATTGCCGAACTGTCCGCCGTGCTGGATGAACCCGTCCTGATCCGTATCGACGCGGGCTGAAGCCCGGCCATTACAGAAAGCCCGCCCATGCCCGCCGCCGACCTGCTTTCGCCCCATCCAGCCGCCCGCACCGCGCATGAGGCGGCGGAACCCGCCGTACTGGGGGTGACCCGCAGCGTGACGGGCCGCCGGTGGAACTGGCGCGAGGGCGGGCAGGCCAGCCATACCGACCGGATGGGCATGGCCATTGCCCAGCAGACCGGCCTGCCCGAGATCGTGGGGCGCATGCTGGCCCTGCGCGGTGTCGCCCCGGAAGACGTGGCCACCTACCTGACCCCGACCCTGCGGGCGCTGATGCCCGATCCATCCACCTGCGCGGACATGGACATGGCGGCGGCCCGTCTGGCCACCGCCATCCGCAATGGCGAAACGGTGGGGCTGTTCGGGGATTACGACGTGGACGGCGCGTGTTCCACCGCCCTCATGACCGATTTCCTGCGTCGTATGGGCTGCACGGTCCTGACCCACATCCCCGACCGCATGACGGAGGGCTACGGCCCCAACACGCCCGCCATCACGGCCATGATGGACCGGGGGGCCAGCCTGATCGTCTGCCTGGACTGCGGCACGGCGGCGGTGGAGGTGCTGGAATCCGTCAGCCAGCGGGGCGATGTCATTATTCTCGACCATCATCAGGTTCAGGGCGCGCTGCCGAAGGTCCTGGCCACGGTCAACCCCAACCGGCCGGACTGCTCTTCCGGCCTGCGCCATATCTGCGCGGCGGCGGTCACTTTTCTTACGGTCGTGGCCACGGCCCGCATCCTGCGGCGGGATGGGTGGTTCAACGGGTCCCGCCCCGAGCCGCAGCTTATGGACGGCCTCGATCTGGTTGCCCTTGCCACCGTATGCGACGTGATGCCGCTGGGCGGCCTGAATCGCGCCTTTGTCGCCCAGGGGCTGAAGATCATGGCGCGCAGGCAGCGCACCGGCCTTTCGGCCCTGCTGGAAGCAGCGGGGGCGCGGGATCCGCTTTCCGCCTTCACCTGCGGTTTCGCGGTGGGGCCACGCATCAATGCCGGGGGGCGTATCGCGGATTCGGGACTGGGGCTGCGTTTATTGCTCTGTGACGACGCGGCCGAGGCCCGAACGCTGGCCGAGCGCCTGAACACCGTCAACCACAACCGCCAGAGTGTCGAGGCCGGGATTCTGGACCGCGCCATGGAACTGGCGGCGCAGCAGCGCGCGCAGGGCCATGCCGTGCTGGTGCTGAGCGGGCGCGACTGGCACCCCGGCGTGGTGGGTATTGTGGCCGGGCGCATCAAGGAAAAATTCAATCGTCCCGTTCTGGTCGGCGCGGAGCTGGAGGACGGCAGCGTAAAAGGGTCCGCCCGTTCCGTGCCGGGGCAGGATCTGGGCGGGGCGATCATCGCGGCACGGCAGGCGGGCCTGCTTACCTCCGGTGGGGGCCATGCCATGGCGGCGGGTTTCGGGTTGTCGGCCGATGGCATTCCGGCCCTGCATGCGTTTCTTGACCACCATCTGGCAACCGCCGCCGACCTGCCCGATGCCGTGGACCTGACCATAGACGCGGTTGTGAACGTGGCTGCCGCCGATGTGGAACTTGCGACCAACATGGACCGTCTGGCTCCGTTTGGCGCCGGGAATGACGAACCGCTGATCGCCCTGCCCCGCGTGCGCGTGGCCTATGCCGAGCGTATTGGCCGTGAGGGCAACACCCTGCGCCTGACAGTGCAGGGCGAGGGCCGTGGCCCCCGGCTCAAGGCGCTGGTGTTCCGCGCCAGTGAAAGCCCGCTTGCCCCCGTGCTGGAGGACCGCGACGCCCCGCCGCTGCATCTGGCGGGCTGGCTGCGTGCGGAAAGCTGGAACGGGCGGACATCCGCCACTTTTTTCATACGCGATGTGGCGATCGCCCAATAATCCAATATTTTTTCATTGAGGGGTTGACCCACCCCGGCTGTCGGGATACTTACCGCTCACGCCTTTAGTCCCGTTCGTCTAGAGGCCTAGGACACCGCCCTTTCACGGCGGCAACACGGGTTCGAATCCCGTACGGGACGCCAGCTACTTTTGCCGCAGTTACCTGCGGACGTTAGCTGATTACAGGTACTTTCCTGATTTCCAGTTTGTTGGACTTTGCGCCACTCCTGAACCAGACGGGTTTCCGTCACTCAGGAATAGCTCAGTGATATCAGGCATTCTCATGAGCGAATCCCAAAAGACGAATATCGACCCCACCACACACCTCTGTCATTGCCCGCATTCCGATCCGTCGGTTGATCGAAGCCTGCTTTAAGAAAGTAATCGTCGTCCAGCGCCTCAACCTGCTCACCAGCATCATCCGCCATGCAATATCCGGGTGGAATAGGCGGCTTTATGAGGGATGCGGGAGGTCTGCTTCTGGAGTGCCTACATATGAAAGCAGACATTTCTGTATTCCATGTTGGTGAATGCCCGGCTCCTACACGTCGCGGTCAATCTCTCTTCCCGCCTGCACCTCGGGGTCACTTTCAAAAGCATGCAGGACGGCTGACCAGAATGCCCGCAGGCTTGGAAAGCTGCCCCAGTTAGGTGGTTCTTCAACATCCGCCGTGGGGTCTATACCGAGCACAGCCCAACTGACGCGATCGAGGTCCATATCGCCATAGGCCAGTAACGTCCTTAATTCGTTGACTGTCTGCTGTTTGAACGGCAGGCGAAGGCCCCGCGGCGCATCTTCAATGACCTCGAACAGTGTATCACCAAAGAGCTCAGGATCCTCGCCAAACGAACTCGCGCCCAGATCGGCTAGATGCAAAAATAGGTCGAGAATATCATTATTGGTATAGTTTAACAGTTTGGACATAGTAGATCATTCCATTGTGTTCTTTTTTGACAATTGTAACGCGCATACGTCGCGCAGTCTTGCGCTGCCGATTGGCATTCTCGATAACGACAGTCCCCCTTCCAGAAGTATATCCGTCAAGGAAGATTTTATTTCCATCTCTGGCGTTCTTGAGCCAGCCATCAATCCTGGGGCCGTTATCCTTGAGCACTTTGTGAACCGGCGTTCGATATATGCCTCGGTCGGGTCGACGTGCTTTAGCAAGACATGACCGCCTCCTTTCTTACGATCATGGAGCGGCGCCTCATGATGGTTGAGGTCAAGCCGGTTCTGTCGATGCGGTGAGAGAAGATTCTGGTTGGCAGGTGTCCGTGCCGGCTGACCGGTGCGTTGCACGACAGGCCGGTGGAAGTGCTCCGTGGTGATGTCGTCCTGCCCTGAAGGCAAGCCGGTTTGCATTCGCCGTGGCAACGCGAATGGCCCGTGTCGCCGCGAAATGCGCTGCCGCATGCAGTATGCCAGCAGGAATCACGGCATCTGCAGCCGCACCTGCCAGATTGGCAATAGCAGGGATGCATGCGCCTTCAGAGCCGCGGCGTGGACCGTACGTTCGGTCCGGGTCTGTGGTGGTGTGCCGGTGTTCCATGCACGCCGTCCAGCGGTCATCATGTCAACGCCGTGGGCGGCAGGCGCAATGCCGCCCACTTTGCTGAGCAACGGTTCCGGGGCGGCCAGCAGGCCCGTGGCCCCGGCCATTTCCGCAGCCCCGAAGCCGATCGTGGCCAGACCTTCGGCCCGGTTGAGGGTTTTCCGGTTTGGCAGGTAGCGTCTGACAACACTGACGAGCTGATGTTCGCTCATGACAAATGTCAGAGCGGGATGCTGGTTGGTATTTGGCATGGCGTGTCCTGAAATGAAGACACAAAAAAACCCGCCGGTGAGGGCGGGCTTTACGTGTCGCACGGGTGATTCGCGCCGTGGCTATGGCATGGCGCTTTTTAGGAGGATCATGATTGTGTGGAAAAGTCCGGATCAGTGAGCAGCACTAGCTGAACTATATTATATGTAGCAAAAACCGCGCGCAGATACCGGAGGGAAAATAGGCTGGCGGAACTCCACCAATGTCCGCTTTTGCGAAATTTCAGACACCCGCAGATGTCCGACATGAAGGCGACTGCGGAATGTCCGGTTACGGTCAATCTGAAGATGTAATCGGACTCTTCTGGTCGTCCAAAATAACGCGAGACGAGTCAGTCAGTGACGGTAATGCTGGGGACGAGGGTATCGGGCAGCATAGCAAGCTCCGCAACAACGATCCCCCGATAAGGCCGACGCCCCGATAAGAAGAATGCCCGTTGTCATCGCAGGATCAGATTGGTGATGGTGTCGGTAAGCCTGCCGAATGGCGGCTGAAGCAGTGTTGCCGCGTTGAAACGTCCCTGTCGGTACACACCACGGGCATGTGTGAGCGCCATGAAACCTTCCTTTCCATGATACGCCCCGATGCCGCTGTCCCCCACGCCGCCGAATGGCAGGTCGTCCTGCACATAATGCATCAATGTACCGTTGATCGTCACGTTTCCTGAAACCGTGTTCCTCAACACCCTGTCGCGTTCAACGCGGTTGTCGCCAAAATAATACAGGGCCAGGGGGCGGGGCCGTGCGTTGATGAAGGCAATCGCTTCGTCAAGGTTCCTGTAGGTCAGCACAGGCAGGACAGGTCCGAAAATCTCCTCCTGCATGACCGCCATCTGGGGCGTGACGTTCAGCAGTAGCACGGGGGCCAGAACATGATCCGTAGCTGAATCATTCCCCAATCGGATAACCTGCGCGCCCTGTGCTTCGGCATTGTCGATCAGACTGCTCAACCGCCCGTAATGATGCGTGTTGAGAATGGCCGTATAATCAGGCGACCCGACATAACCGCCCGGATGCAGCCTCTGCACGGCGTCCTGATAGGCTGCGGCAAAAGCGTCCCGGTCGTTTTCATGCACAAGCACATAATCCGGCGCGATGCAGGTCTGCCCAGCGTTGGTCAGCTTGCCAAACGCCACGCGGTCCGCCACCCGCTGCATGGAAAAACCGGACTCTATCACCACAGGGGACTTGCCTCCCAGTTCAAGCGTGACTGGGGTCAGATTGCGTGCCGCCGTCTCAGCGACCTTCTTTCCAACCGCCGTGCTGCCGGTGAACAGGATATGATCAAAGGGCAGCGCCGAGAACGCAGCGCCCACTTCACCATCTCCCGTAACGACAGAAATCTGCTCTGGCGGAAAAATGGCCTGCACGATCTCGCCGATCACAGCCGATGTGGCCGGCGTGAATTCAGACGGTTTAAGCATGGCCCGGTTGCCGGCGGCGATTGCCGTCGCCAGCGGCACGAGGGCCAGCGAGACCGGATAATTCCACGGCGCGATAATGCCCACGACACCCACCGGCTGCCGGACCACCCAGGCACGACCGCACTGGAAATAAGCCGATACGTGGCGGCGCTCCGGCTTCATCCAGCATCCTACATGCGCGATCATGTAATTGATCGACTGCACCAGCGGAATCAGTTCCACGATGGCGCTTTCGCGTTCCGAGCGCTGGCCGAAATCCGTTTTCAGGGCACGCACGATGTCAGTCCGCCGCTTCAGGATTTCCGCTTTCAGGCGACGCAGGTCGGTCCGACGTTGTTTCCGGTCCGGCGGTCCGACCTGCAGGAACGCGGCGCGCTGGCGGTCGAGAATACGGTGCAATTCAGCGGGGGTAACGTCGGACATCGCGTCCTCCATGTTTACAGGAGAAACTTATGCGGGCAGGATATGAAGCATGACGATCTGGTGTCAATGAAAGTTTCTTGTGCAAACATGGACTTCACGAATGAGTGAAACAAAGGACCGCCCCTACCATCACGGTGACCTGCGCCGTGCCCTGATCGATACGGCGCTGGACATGCTGGCGGCTGACCAGAACTGGACCTTTACCTTGCGGGAGGTGGCGCGACGCACGGGGGTCAGCCATGCAGCACCCTACAAGCATTTCCGGGATCGTGAGATGCTGCTGCGGGAACTGGCCCGGATCGGGTTCGTCAGACTTGGGGAGAGCCTGACAGAGGCCATGTCTCTGGGACTGCCGTCCACGCGCGCGCAATTCATGGCGGCGGCACAGGCCTGTATCGGGTTTGCGTGTCAAAATCCCGGTCTTTATCGCCTGATGTTCAGTTCCGATGCCGACAAGACGATAGACCCGCCGCTACATGACGCAGCCATGAGCACTTTCGGGATTCTTCTGAGTCTTCTGGAAAAAGGGCAGCGGGACGGAAGTTTCCGCCCGGTCGCCATCAACGCTTTAGCTGCGGCAAGCTGGGCGCAGGTGCACGGCCTGGCCATGCTGGCGATCAGTAAACAGTTGCTTGAAGAGAAGGTCGGGTCAACGCCAGTCCCGGCCGCGCTGGATGTACTGCTTGATGGCATGTGCGGCACCGACTGATTGGGCGACCGCACGACGTCCGCTTTTCGGAACTGGTAATGTTTTCGTTGATGACCAGCATGAGGGCGAGTGTTGTCTGTCTGCTTAATTCCTGGAAGCAGACAGGCAGGTTTGCCGGGTCTGCTTCCGGTCCGCTTCTGGTGGCCAACTGATTGAATCTGACCGAAAGCTTTTAACTAGCTGTCCTTGAAGATTAATTTTATTAAATAAACGAAAATAACAAATATATCTGCATTTCCAATTGCAATACATATAAACCCTATAATGCTTTGTTTTGTTGTTATGTCTTGAGAAAAGCTTGCTAATGAAAACATTAAAGTGGAAATGGTAAGAAGTGATGTGGTGTTTATTTTTATGTTGTATTTCTCTAATGTGAAGCATTTTATGCAGTACAAGCCTGTGTATAGACCAACCATCATTGCTGTCGCTTTCGCGTAATCACTTATTTGTTCAGATTGAATAAAAATATTTTCTTTTATGAATGATATGAAATTACAAATTGTCCAAGACAATATGAGAGCACATGCTAAAAAATTTAAGTAAATGGGATATTTTTCTCTCATCAGTCGATCCGTTGATTTTAGAAATACAATGTAAAGAAATTTAGCTGCTAAGAGCCTTGTTTGGAAATGCGCGCTGGTCGGCGGTCCGACGTGCGTTTCCTGCGCTTCGGTAATCAAATATTGCGGCACCGACACAATGCTCATTCGCTGTCGCGCCATGCCAGTAGGCAGAGGGCCTGCATACATACCGCACCCAGCGGTAGCCAGACAAATCCAGCCATAATCCAGAATGACAGATCCGGTGGCTGCGTAACCCCACCCTCGACGTAATGGCCTTGTGACAGGAACTGCGCCAGAACGAAGCCGGTCAGCCCCATCGCCAGCTTCGTAACCCAAGTGTTGATCGAATACGCCAGACCAGCCGATCCGGTCGAAGTCCGTGGGTCACCATCATCCACGGCTTCCGCCAGCAAGGTGTAATACAGCGGAGACATCACGCCCTGAGCCAGTGCCAGAAGCGCTACGGACAGGAAAAAACCTGTCATGGACGCGCCCGCCACAGCCATTGCCAGATAGGCTGCTCCCTGCGCGATCAGGCATATGATCCCGCTGCGGACAGCCCCCAGACGTCGAGCAAGTGGAAGGCATACGGGCACGCCCGCAAATAGCAGGACAGTGACGAAAGTAATGATATTGGCGCCCAGTTGCTCCGTGCCACCAAGAACGACACGGGCGTAATACAGGGCAAACCCGAACAGGGCCGCCTGCCCCACGAAATAGAAGAACGCGAGAAGGTTACTCAGCACCCATCGCCGGTTTTCCATAAGATGGCGCAGCGTGACCAAAAGATTCTGCCGAACAGGTGCTGGCGGGTGCCTTACTGTGCAGCCTCGCGCCACGCATAACCACAGGATAGTACCCAGAACTGACAGAGCCAGCACATAGACCGCCATGCCATACCGGTGCTGCGCCGCGCTTTCGCCTCCACCCAGCCAGGTGATGGCGGGAATGGTCAGCAGCGCCACAAGCAGCGATCCGACCTGACAGCCCATCATGCGGAATGCATTAAGGCCAATGCGCCCTGTGGCGGAGCGGCTCATCATGACGGCCAACGCACCATAGGGCGTATTGATGCAGGAATAGATGGCACCAAACACGATATAGGTCGCCCCAGCCCACACAACTTTCCCCGTGGGCGGAAGCGGCAGGGCCAGAAAGCACAGGAAACCTGTTATGCCGAAGGGAATGGCCAGGGAGCGGATCAGGCGCGGTACGATCAGCCCGCCGATACGGTCAACAACATAGCCGATGGCCGGATCGCAGAAAGCATCCACAACACGGGCCACCAGAAGTATCCACGATACGGCAAGCAGCGGCAGACCATAAATATCCGTATAATAATACATCAGATAGGATGACGTCATGCCCCACATCATGTTGGAGGCAGCATCACCACAGCCGTAGGCCACCTTTTCTTTCACGGAAAGCGCCTGCATGTTCTCCATTATCCTGCTTTCCCTGAAAACTTTAGGCCAGGCTGGACGCCATCAATCCATTGTCAGTTACCATATCCACTTTAGGGAGTAATGCCGCAGTGTCTTTTCATCTCAGATGAGGGCATAAACCGACATCCCCATCCTGATAAAAACATTATCCACATTGCTGTAGCAGTAGTAGCCGATATCAAGACCTAACCGGCCGTAGCACCGCAACACTGCCCGCACTTCCTTGCGCCACTGCTATCGGCAGGGCAAAAGTGGTCCAGTGTTCATAGTTCAGGTCCGATCATGTCTTTCGCACTTGCCAGCCTTCTCGCCACCTATCGCGCCCTGTCGGAATCCGAACGTGAAAAAGGCACGTATTTCGAGAAGCTGATCGTCTGTTACCTGCGGACGGAGCCCACCTATGCGGATCTGTATGATACCGTCTGGACCTATCAGGACTGGGCTAGGGAACAGGGATATAATGCCAAGGATACCGGTATTGACCTTGTCGCCCGAACACGTGGAACAGGCGAATTCCATGCCATCCAATGCAAATTCCATGCATCAGATCACCGCATCAGCAAGCAGGATATCGACAGTTTCTTCACCGCATCCGGCAAAAGGCATTTTGCCCGCCGCATTATCGTGGCCACAACCAATCACTGGACCGACAACGCGAAAGCCTCGTTGGATAACCAGCAGCCGCCTGTCAGCGAGATCAACCTTTACGACCTTGAAAACAGCCTGATCGACTGGACCCGTTACCAGCCGGATATGACCCCGGTCCTGCGGGAGAAGAAATCTCCCCATGACTACCAGAAAACAGCTATCGGGCGCACCCTGAAGGGTTTTGAGCAGCATGAGCGCGGGCGTCTCATCATGGCCTGTGGCACGGGCAAGACCTTCACCAGCCTGAAAATAGCGGAACGGCAGGTTGGTCCCGGCGGCACGGTGCTTTTCCTTGTTCCCAGCCTGTCGCTACTATCCCAGACGCTAACGGAATGGACGCAGGAAAGCCACATTCCCCTCCACAGCTTCGCGGTCTGTTCAGACAGCGATGTCGGGAAGAAGCAGGCCAGGAATGACGATGAAATCAAGATCAGCATCCATGAACTGCGTTACCCCGCGACCACGAATGCCGCCCGCCTGAGCACGGAATTCAGCAAGCGTTGCGACGGGGCGCACATGAACGTGGTCTTTGCGACCTATCATTCCATTGATGTCATCAGTCAGGCGCAGAAGGAACATGACTTTCCCGAATTTGACCTGATTGTCTGTGATGAGGCGCACCGGACAACCGGCGTTACCTTCGGCGGGCACGAAAATGATAGCGCCTTCGTCCGTGTTCATAATCAGGATTATCTTGCAGGGAAACGCCGCCTCTACATGACAGCCACGCCGCGTATCTATGGTGAGGCCGCACAGGCAAAGGCGGAGAAGGACGAGGCCATCCTGTATGGCATGGATAACGAGACGGTGTATGGCCCCCAGTTCCACGTCATCACCTTTTCCGAAGCCGTCCGGCGCAAGCTGTTGGTGGATTACAAGGTCATCGTGCTGGCCGTTGATGAGGGCACTGTATCCCGTAGTGTCCAGAAGCTTCTGGACAACCCGGATAATGGGCTGACAGTCTCGGATGCCTCCAGAATCGTCGGTTGCTGGAAGGCGCTGGCGAAAATCGGTCTGTCACAGGATGGTATTGACGATCCTGACCCGATGAAGCGGGCCGTGGCGTTCTGTCAGGTCATTGAGGCCAATTACAAGGGCCGGGCGCACAAGGTCAGTTCCAAGCAGATCCAGAAGATGTTCCAGGCCGTGGTCGAGGAATATCAGCAAAAGGAGGACGTCGAACCCGCCGCCCGCCTGACCTGTGAAGCCGAGCATGTGGATGGCGGCATGAACGCCAGCGAGAAGGAAAGCAGGCTCGCATGGCTGAAGGAAGAAGCGCCTGAGCGTACCTGTCGTATCCTGACAAATGTGCGCTGCCTGTCCGAAGGGGTGGATGTTCCCGCCCTTGATGCCGTGCTGTTCCTGACCCCCAGGAATTCACAGGTCGATGTCGTACAGTCGGTCGGGCGTGTCATGCGGAATGCACCGGGGAAAAAGCGTGGCTATGTCGTGCTGCCCGTGGTGATTCCGGCAGGCGTCGAACCTGATCAGGCTCTGGATAACAACAAGACCTATCAGGTCGTCTGGCAGGTGCTTCAGGCGCTCCGCTCCCATGACGACCGTTTTGACCATATGGTCAACAGGATGGACCTGCGGGCAAGGCCAGACACGGCACGCATGGAAGTCATAGCGGTGACAAAGAAAATCACCCCCAAAACGATGGCCCTGACAACGGGAACGGCCCAGAAAGCCCATTCGTCCTACGCTCTCGGTCAAAAGGCGCAGACTCCGCAGAATGATGACCGGCAGGATATGCTGCAATTCGAGGTCGGGGAGATCGAACGGGCCATCTATGCCAAGATCGTCAAGCGGGTTGGCAACCGGCATCACTGGGAAGACTGGGCCGGGGATATCGCCCGGATCGCCCAGACCCATATCGCCCGCATCACCCACATTCTGG carries:
- the recJ gene encoding single-stranded-DNA-specific exonuclease RecJ encodes the protein MPAADLLSPHPAARTAHEAAEPAVLGVTRSVTGRRWNWREGGQASHTDRMGMAIAQQTGLPEIVGRMLALRGVAPEDVATYLTPTLRALMPDPSTCADMDMAAARLATAIRNGETVGLFGDYDVDGACSTALMTDFLRRMGCTVLTHIPDRMTEGYGPNTPAITAMMDRGASLIVCLDCGTAAVEVLESVSQRGDVIILDHHQVQGALPKVLATVNPNRPDCSSGLRHICAAAVTFLTVVATARILRRDGWFNGSRPEPQLMDGLDLVALATVCDVMPLGGLNRAFVAQGLKIMARRQRTGLSALLEAAGARDPLSAFTCGFAVGPRINAGGRIADSGLGLRLLLCDDAAEARTLAERLNTVNHNRQSVEAGILDRAMELAAQQRAQGHAVLVLSGRDWHPGVVGIVAGRIKEKFNRPVLVGAELEDGSVKGSARSVPGQDLGGAIIAARQAGLLTSGGGHAMAAGFGLSADGIPALHAFLDHHLATAADLPDAVDLTIDAVVNVAAADVELATNMDRLAPFGAGNDEPLIALPRVRVAYAERIGREGNTLRLTVQGEGRGPRLKALVFRASESPLAPVLEDRDAPPLHLAGWLRAESWNGRTSATFFIRDVAIAQ
- a CDS encoding RNase A-like domain-containing protein, translating into MLKDNGPRIDGWLKNARDGNKIFLDGYTSGRGTVVIENANRQRKTARRMRVTIVKKEHNGMIYYVQTVKLYQ
- a CDS encoding coniferyl aldehyde dehydrogenase; translated protein: MSDVTPAELHRILDRQRAAFLQVGPPDRKQRRTDLRRLKAEILKRRTDIVRALKTDFGQRSERESAIVELIPLVQSINYMIAHVGCWMKPERRHVSAYFQCGRAWVVRQPVGVVGIIAPWNYPVSLALVPLATAIAAGNRAMLKPSEFTPATSAVIGEIVQAIFPPEQISVVTGDGEVGAAFSALPFDHILFTGSTAVGKKVAETAARNLTPVTLELGGKSPVVIESGFSMQRVADRVAFGKLTNAGQTCIAPDYVLVHENDRDAFAAAYQDAVQRLHPGGYVGSPDYTAILNTHHYGRLSSLIDNAEAQGAQVIRLGNDSATDHVLAPVLLLNVTPQMAVMQEEIFGPVLPVLTYRNLDEAIAFINARPRPLALYYFGDNRVERDRVLRNTVSGNVTINGTLMHYVQDDLPFGGVGDSGIGAYHGKEGFMALTHARGVYRQGRFNAATLLQPPFGRLTDTITNLILR
- a CDS encoding TetR/AcrR family transcriptional regulator; its protein translation is MSETKDRPYHHGDLRRALIDTALDMLAADQNWTFTLREVARRTGVSHAAPYKHFRDREMLLRELARIGFVRLGESLTEAMSLGLPSTRAQFMAAAQACIGFACQNPGLYRLMFSSDADKTIDPPLHDAAMSTFGILLSLLEKGQRDGSFRPVAINALAAASWAQVHGLAMLAISKQLLEEKVGSTPVPAALDVLLDGMCGTD
- a CDS encoding MFS transporter; translated protein: MENMQALSVKEKVAYGCGDAASNMMWGMTSSYLMYYYTDIYGLPLLAVSWILLVARVVDAFCDPAIGYVVDRIGGLIVPRLIRSLAIPFGITGFLCFLALPLPPTGKVVWAGATYIVFGAIYSCINTPYGALAVMMSRSATGRIGLNAFRMMGCQVGSLLVALLTIPAITWLGGGESAAQHRYGMAVYVLALSVLGTILWLCVARGCTVRHPPAPVRQNLLVTLRHLMENRRWVLSNLLAFFYFVGQAALFGFALYYARVVLGGTEQLGANIITFVTVLLFAGVPVCLPLARRLGAVRSGIICLIAQGAAYLAMAVAGASMTGFFLSVALLALAQGVMSPLYYTLLAEAVDDGDPRTSTGSAGLAYSINTWVTKLAMGLTGFVLAQFLSQGHYVEGGVTQPPDLSFWIMAGFVWLPLGAVCMQALCLLAWRDSE